A genomic window from Populus nigra chromosome 7, ddPopNigr1.1, whole genome shotgun sequence includes:
- the LOC133699002 gene encoding G-type lectin S-receptor-like serine/threonine-protein kinase SD2-5 gives MSLLKLLMHLSPFLVAHLFVSGNTSNKTGVYNRGMYKLNRTDRRFSAPAEPPIIAPSLSPQVKKPPSLSPQRITPPSLSPQGITPPSPWPQGITPPRPSPEGITPPWPSPEIRPKTPRSLVPLIAGVIGSFLLIISFVVIFILRARWRGKSEQDPQDVEDDHIKHVPGMPVRFSYQELYVATDNFNERLGRGGFGSVFKGKLGDGTQIAVKRLEKRGQGMSAFLAEAEAIGSLHHFNLVRLIGFCAEKSSRLLVFEYLSNGSLDNWIFMNVQRSFLDWQTRKKIILDIAKGLAYLHEDCRHTIIHLDVKPQNILLDSSFHAKIADFGLSKLINRDMSQVQISMRGTPGYLAPEWRQPLGRITVKVDIYSFGIVLLEIVCARRNVDQSQPESAFHLLTMLQKKADHQDGVIDIVENLDEYTRSDREEITRMIKVAAWCLQDDPERRPLMSTVLKVLEGVMEVDSKINYRFSHAMISSPAGNNHISSAPPPASVLSNPR, from the exons ATGTCACTACTGAAGTTGCTTATGCATTTATCTCCTTTCTTGGTTGCTCATTTATTCGTATCAG GAAACACAAGTAACAAGACAGGAGTATACAATAGGGGAATGTATAAATTAAACAGGACAGATAGACGTTTTTCAGCACCTGCCGAACCGCCGATAATAGCACCAAGCCTTTCCCCACAAGTTAAAAAACCACCAAGCCTTTCGCCACAAAGGATAACGCCACCAAGCCTTTCGCCACAAGGGATAACGCCACCAAGCCCTTGGCCACAAGGGATAACGCCACCAAGGCCTTCTCCAGAAGGGATAACGCCACCATGGCCTTCTCCAGAAATAAGGCCTAAAACTCCAAGAAGTTTGGTACCACTTATAGCTGGAGTTATAGGTAGTTTTCTTCTTATCATTTCTTTtgtagtgatttttattttgagggCAAGATGGCGTGGGAAGTCTGAACAAGATCCGCAGGATGTGGAAGATGATCATATAAAGCATGTTCCAGGAATGCCTGTCAGGTTCTCATACCAAGAACTATACGTTGCAACTGATAATTTCAACGAGAGACTTGGAAGAGGCGGCTTCGGGTCTGTATTCAAAGGAAAATTGGGAGATGGAACACAAATTGCTGTGAAGAGGTTGGAGAAACGAGGCCAAGGAATGAGTGCTTTTTTAGCAGAAGCCGAGGCAATTGGAAGTCTGCACCATTTTAACTTGGTGAGGTTGATTGGATTTTGCGCAGAGAAATCCTCTAGGCTTTTGGTTTTTGAGTATTTGAGCAATGGATCGTTggataattggatttttatgaaTGTACAAAGATCTTTCCTTGATTGGCAGACCAGGAAGAAGATTATACTCGACATAGCAAAAGGGCTGGCTTATCTTCATGAAGACTGTCGACATACCATAATACATCTTGATGTAAAACCACAGAACATTCTTTTGGATTCAAGTTTCCACGCCAAAATCGCTGATTTTGGGTTATCCAAGCTAATCAATAGAGATATGAGCCAGGTTCAAATCTCAATGAGAGGAACACCGGGATATCTTGCTCCAGAATGGCGTCAACCATTGGGTCGTATTACGGTAAAAGTTGACATATATAGCTTCGGAATTGTCCTCCTTGAAATAGTTTGTGCTCGCAGAAATGTAGACCAATCACAACCAGAATCTGCCTTTCATTTGCTTACAATGCTGCAGAAGAAAGCTGATCATCAAGATGGAGTAATAGACATTGTGGAAAATTTGGATGAATACACGCGGAGTGATAGAGAGGAAATAACGAGGATGATAAAGGTTGCTGCTTGGTGTTTGCAAGATGACCCAGAAAGAAGACCTCTCATGTCAACAGTTTTAAAAGTGCTGGAAGGTGTTATGGAGGTAGATTCAAAGATCAATTATCGGTTTTCGCATGCAATGATATCTTCTCCAGCTGGTAACAACCATATTTCTTCAGCACCTCCTCCAGCATCTGTTCTTTCCAATCCTAGATGA
- the LOC133698782 gene encoding G-type lectin S-receptor-like serine/threonine-protein kinase SD2-5 isoform X2: MSLLKLLMHLSPFLVAHLFVSGINSTYDPRPLFYVTPTIPTGNTIGCKALTSNKPVFSSGPVYAVARSPLDGIAVRSSGPAEPPIIAPSLSPQVKKPPSLSPQGITPPRPSPQGIAPPRPSPEISPRSSAPIIAAVIFSFVVIIPSVVMPFILRARWRGKSEQDPQDVEDDHIKHVPGMPVRFSYQQLYVATNNFNERLGRGGFGSVFKGKLGDGTQIAVKRLEKRGQGMSAFLAEAEAIGSLHHFNLVRLIGFCAEKSSRLLVFEYLSNGSLDNWIFMNVQGSFLDWQTRKKIILDIAKGLAYLHEDCRHTIIHLDVKPQNILLDSSFHAKIADFGLSKLINRDMSQVQISMRGTPGYLAPEWRQPLGRITVKVDIYSFGIVLLEIVCARRNVDQSQPESAFHLLTMLQKKADHQDGVIDIVENLDEYTRSDREEITRMIKVAAWCLQDDPERRPLMSTVLKVLEGVMEVDSKINYRFSHAMISSPAGNNHISSAPPPASVLSNPR; the protein is encoded by the exons ATGTCACTACTGAAGTTGCTTATGCATTTATCTCCTTTCTTGGTTGCTCATTTATTCGTATCAG GAATAAACTCAACATATGATCCAAGACCTCTCTTCTATGTCACCCCAACGATCCCAACTG GAAACACAATTGGATGCAAGGCGTTGACAAGTAACAAGCCAGTTTTTTCTTCAGGACCTGTATACGCTGTGGCAAGATCACCATTAGACGGGATAGCTGTACGTTCTTCAGGACCTGCCGAACCGCCGATAATAGCACCAAGCCTTTCCCCACAAGTTAAAAAACCACCAAGCCTTTCGCCACAAGGGATAACGCCACCAAGGCCTTCGCCACAAGGGATAGCGCCACCAAGGC CTTCGCCAGAAATAAGTCCTAGAAGTTCGGCACCAATTATAGCAGCAGTTATATTTagttttgttgttatcattcCTTCTGTAGTcatgccttttattttgagGGCAAGATGGCGTGGGAAGTCTGAACAAGATCCGCAGGATGTGGAAGATGATCATATAAAGCATGTTCCAGGAATGCCTGTCAGGTTCTCATACCAACAACTGTACGTTGCAACTAATAATTTCAACGAGAGACTTGGAAGAGGCGGCTTCGGGTCTGTATTCAAAGGAAAATTGGGAGATGGAACACAAATTGCTGTGAAGAGGTTGGAGAAACGAGGCCAAGGAATGAGTGCTTTTTTAGCAGAAGCCGAGGCAATTGGAAGTCTGCACCATTTTAACTTGGTGAGGTTGATTGGATTTTGCGCAGAGAAATCCTCTAGGCTTTTGGTTTTTGAGTATTTGAGCAATGGATCGTTGGACAATTGGATTTTTATGAATGTACAAGGATCTTTCCTTGATTGGCAGACCAGGAAGAAGATTATACTCGACATAGCAAAAGGCCTGGCTTATCTTCACGAAGACTGTCGACATACCATAATACATCTTGATGTAAAACCACAGAACATTCTTTTGGATTCAAGTTTCCACGCCAAAATCGCTGATTTTGGGTTATCCAAGCTAATCAATAGAGATATGAGCCAGGTTCAAATCTCAATGAGAGGAACACCGGGATATCTTGCTCCAGAATGGCGTCAACCATTAGGTCGTATTACGGTTAAAGTTGACATATATAGCTTCGGAATTGTCCTCCTTGAAATAGTTTGTGCACGCAGAAATGTAGACCAATCACAACCAGAATCTGCCTTTCATTTGCTTACAATGCTGCAGAAGAAAGCTGATCATCAAGATGGAGTAATAGACATTGTGGAAAATTTGGATGAATACACGCGGAGTGATAGAGAGGAAATAACGAGGATGATAAAGGTTGCTGCTTGGTGTTTGCAAGATGACCCAGAAAGAAGACCTCTCATGTCAACAGTTTTAAAAGTGCTGGAAGGTGTTATGGAGGTAGATTCAAAGATCAATTATCGGTTTTCGCATGCAATGATATCTTCTCCAGCTGGTAACAACCATATTTCTTCAGCACCTCCTCCAGCATCTGTTCTTTCCAATCCTAGATGA
- the LOC133698782 gene encoding G-type lectin S-receptor-like serine/threonine-protein kinase SD2-5 isoform X4 has product MSLLKLLMHLSPFLVAHLFVSGPVYAVARSPLDGIAVRSSGPAEPPIIAPSLSPQVKKPPSLSPQGITPPRPSPQGIAPPRPSPQGIAPPRPSPEISPRSSAPIIAAVIFSFVVIIPSVVMPFILRARWRGKSEQDPQDVEDDHIKHVPGMPVRFSYQQLYVATNNFNERLGRGGFGSVFKGKLGDGTQIAVKRLEKRGQGMSAFLAEAEAIGSLHHFNLVRLIGFCAEKSSRLLVFEYLSNGSLDNWIFMNVQGSFLDWQTRKKIILDIAKGLAYLHEDCRHTIIHLDVKPQNILLDSSFHAKIADFGLSKLINRDMSQVQISMRGTPGYLAPEWRQPLGRITVKVDIYSFGIVLLEIVCARRNVDQSQPESAFHLLTMLQKKADHQDGVIDIVENLDEYTRSDREEITRMIKVAAWCLQDDPERRPLMSTVLKVLEGVMEVDSKINYRFSHAMISSPAGNNHISSAPPPASVLSNPR; this is encoded by the exons ATGTCACTACTGAAGTTGCTTATGCATTTATCTCCTTTCTTGGTTGCTCATTTATTCGTATCAG GACCTGTATACGCTGTGGCAAGATCACCATTAGACGGGATAGCTGTACGTTCTTCAGGACCTGCCGAACCGCCGATAATAGCACCAAGCCTTTCCCCACAAGTTAAAAAACCACCAAGCCTTTCGCCACAAGGGATAACGCCACCAAGGCCTTCGCCACAAGGGATAGCGCCACCAAGGCCTTCGCCACAAGGGATAGCGCCACCAAGGCCTTCGCCAGAAATAAGTCCTAGAAGTTCGGCACCAATTATAGCAGCAGTTATATTTagttttgttgttatcattcCTTCTGTAGTcatgccttttattttgagGGCAAGATGGCGTGGGAAGTCTGAACAAGATCCGCAGGATGTGGAAGATGATCATATAAAGCATGTTCCAGGAATGCCTGTCAGGTTCTCATACCAACAACTGTACGTTGCAACTAATAATTTCAACGAGAGACTTGGAAGAGGCGGCTTCGGGTCTGTATTCAAAGGAAAATTGGGAGATGGAACACAAATTGCTGTGAAGAGGTTGGAGAAACGAGGCCAAGGAATGAGTGCTTTTTTAGCAGAAGCCGAGGCAATTGGAAGTCTGCACCATTTTAACTTGGTGAGGTTGATTGGATTTTGCGCAGAGAAATCCTCTAGGCTTTTGGTTTTTGAGTATTTGAGCAATGGATCGTTGGACAATTGGATTTTTATGAATGTACAAGGATCTTTCCTTGATTGGCAGACCAGGAAGAAGATTATACTCGACATAGCAAAAGGCCTGGCTTATCTTCACGAAGACTGTCGACATACCATAATACATCTTGATGTAAAACCACAGAACATTCTTTTGGATTCAAGTTTCCACGCCAAAATCGCTGATTTTGGGTTATCCAAGCTAATCAATAGAGATATGAGCCAGGTTCAAATCTCAATGAGAGGAACACCGGGATATCTTGCTCCAGAATGGCGTCAACCATTAGGTCGTATTACGGTTAAAGTTGACATATATAGCTTCGGAATTGTCCTCCTTGAAATAGTTTGTGCACGCAGAAATGTAGACCAATCACAACCAGAATCTGCCTTTCATTTGCTTACAATGCTGCAGAAGAAAGCTGATCATCAAGATGGAGTAATAGACATTGTGGAAAATTTGGATGAATACACGCGGAGTGATAGAGAGGAAATAACGAGGATGATAAAGGTTGCTGCTTGGTGTTTGCAAGATGACCCAGAAAGAAGACCTCTCATGTCAACAGTTTTAAAAGTGCTGGAAGGTGTTATGGAGGTAGATTCAAAGATCAATTATCGGTTTTCGCATGCAATGATATCTTCTCCAGCTGGTAACAACCATATTTCTTCAGCACCTCCTCCAGCATCTGTTCTTTCCAATCCTAGATGA
- the LOC133698782 gene encoding G-type lectin S-receptor-like serine/threonine-protein kinase SD2-5 isoform X1, whose amino-acid sequence MSLLKLLMHLSPFLVAHLFVSGINSTYDPRPLFYVTPTIPTGNTIGCKALTSNKPVFSSGPVYAVARSPLDGIAVRSSGPAEPPIIAPSLSPQVKKPPSLSPQGITPPRPSPQGIAPPRPSPQGIAPPRPSPEISPRSSAPIIAAVIFSFVVIIPSVVMPFILRARWRGKSEQDPQDVEDDHIKHVPGMPVRFSYQQLYVATNNFNERLGRGGFGSVFKGKLGDGTQIAVKRLEKRGQGMSAFLAEAEAIGSLHHFNLVRLIGFCAEKSSRLLVFEYLSNGSLDNWIFMNVQGSFLDWQTRKKIILDIAKGLAYLHEDCRHTIIHLDVKPQNILLDSSFHAKIADFGLSKLINRDMSQVQISMRGTPGYLAPEWRQPLGRITVKVDIYSFGIVLLEIVCARRNVDQSQPESAFHLLTMLQKKADHQDGVIDIVENLDEYTRSDREEITRMIKVAAWCLQDDPERRPLMSTVLKVLEGVMEVDSKINYRFSHAMISSPAGNNHISSAPPPASVLSNPR is encoded by the exons ATGTCACTACTGAAGTTGCTTATGCATTTATCTCCTTTCTTGGTTGCTCATTTATTCGTATCAG GAATAAACTCAACATATGATCCAAGACCTCTCTTCTATGTCACCCCAACGATCCCAACTG GAAACACAATTGGATGCAAGGCGTTGACAAGTAACAAGCCAGTTTTTTCTTCAGGACCTGTATACGCTGTGGCAAGATCACCATTAGACGGGATAGCTGTACGTTCTTCAGGACCTGCCGAACCGCCGATAATAGCACCAAGCCTTTCCCCACAAGTTAAAAAACCACCAAGCCTTTCGCCACAAGGGATAACGCCACCAAGGCCTTCGCCACAAGGGATAGCGCCACCAAGGCCTTCGCCACAAGGGATAGCGCCACCAAGGCCTTCGCCAGAAATAAGTCCTAGAAGTTCGGCACCAATTATAGCAGCAGTTATATTTagttttgttgttatcattcCTTCTGTAGTcatgccttttattttgagGGCAAGATGGCGTGGGAAGTCTGAACAAGATCCGCAGGATGTGGAAGATGATCATATAAAGCATGTTCCAGGAATGCCTGTCAGGTTCTCATACCAACAACTGTACGTTGCAACTAATAATTTCAACGAGAGACTTGGAAGAGGCGGCTTCGGGTCTGTATTCAAAGGAAAATTGGGAGATGGAACACAAATTGCTGTGAAGAGGTTGGAGAAACGAGGCCAAGGAATGAGTGCTTTTTTAGCAGAAGCCGAGGCAATTGGAAGTCTGCACCATTTTAACTTGGTGAGGTTGATTGGATTTTGCGCAGAGAAATCCTCTAGGCTTTTGGTTTTTGAGTATTTGAGCAATGGATCGTTGGACAATTGGATTTTTATGAATGTACAAGGATCTTTCCTTGATTGGCAGACCAGGAAGAAGATTATACTCGACATAGCAAAAGGCCTGGCTTATCTTCACGAAGACTGTCGACATACCATAATACATCTTGATGTAAAACCACAGAACATTCTTTTGGATTCAAGTTTCCACGCCAAAATCGCTGATTTTGGGTTATCCAAGCTAATCAATAGAGATATGAGCCAGGTTCAAATCTCAATGAGAGGAACACCGGGATATCTTGCTCCAGAATGGCGTCAACCATTAGGTCGTATTACGGTTAAAGTTGACATATATAGCTTCGGAATTGTCCTCCTTGAAATAGTTTGTGCACGCAGAAATGTAGACCAATCACAACCAGAATCTGCCTTTCATTTGCTTACAATGCTGCAGAAGAAAGCTGATCATCAAGATGGAGTAATAGACATTGTGGAAAATTTGGATGAATACACGCGGAGTGATAGAGAGGAAATAACGAGGATGATAAAGGTTGCTGCTTGGTGTTTGCAAGATGACCCAGAAAGAAGACCTCTCATGTCAACAGTTTTAAAAGTGCTGGAAGGTGTTATGGAGGTAGATTCAAAGATCAATTATCGGTTTTCGCATGCAATGATATCTTCTCCAGCTGGTAACAACCATATTTCTTCAGCACCTCCTCCAGCATCTGTTCTTTCCAATCCTAGATGA
- the LOC133698782 gene encoding G-type lectin S-receptor-like serine/threonine-protein kinase SD2-5 isoform X3, with translation MSLLKLLMHLSPFLVAHLFVSGNTIGCKALTSNKPVFSSGPVYAVARSPLDGIAVRSSGPAEPPIIAPSLSPQVKKPPSLSPQGITPPRPSPQGIAPPRPSPQGIAPPRPSPEISPRSSAPIIAAVIFSFVVIIPSVVMPFILRARWRGKSEQDPQDVEDDHIKHVPGMPVRFSYQQLYVATNNFNERLGRGGFGSVFKGKLGDGTQIAVKRLEKRGQGMSAFLAEAEAIGSLHHFNLVRLIGFCAEKSSRLLVFEYLSNGSLDNWIFMNVQGSFLDWQTRKKIILDIAKGLAYLHEDCRHTIIHLDVKPQNILLDSSFHAKIADFGLSKLINRDMSQVQISMRGTPGYLAPEWRQPLGRITVKVDIYSFGIVLLEIVCARRNVDQSQPESAFHLLTMLQKKADHQDGVIDIVENLDEYTRSDREEITRMIKVAAWCLQDDPERRPLMSTVLKVLEGVMEVDSKINYRFSHAMISSPAGNNHISSAPPPASVLSNPR, from the exons ATGTCACTACTGAAGTTGCTTATGCATTTATCTCCTTTCTTGGTTGCTCATTTATTCGTATCAG GAAACACAATTGGATGCAAGGCGTTGACAAGTAACAAGCCAGTTTTTTCTTCAGGACCTGTATACGCTGTGGCAAGATCACCATTAGACGGGATAGCTGTACGTTCTTCAGGACCTGCCGAACCGCCGATAATAGCACCAAGCCTTTCCCCACAAGTTAAAAAACCACCAAGCCTTTCGCCACAAGGGATAACGCCACCAAGGCCTTCGCCACAAGGGATAGCGCCACCAAGGCCTTCGCCACAAGGGATAGCGCCACCAAGGCCTTCGCCAGAAATAAGTCCTAGAAGTTCGGCACCAATTATAGCAGCAGTTATATTTagttttgttgttatcattcCTTCTGTAGTcatgccttttattttgagGGCAAGATGGCGTGGGAAGTCTGAACAAGATCCGCAGGATGTGGAAGATGATCATATAAAGCATGTTCCAGGAATGCCTGTCAGGTTCTCATACCAACAACTGTACGTTGCAACTAATAATTTCAACGAGAGACTTGGAAGAGGCGGCTTCGGGTCTGTATTCAAAGGAAAATTGGGAGATGGAACACAAATTGCTGTGAAGAGGTTGGAGAAACGAGGCCAAGGAATGAGTGCTTTTTTAGCAGAAGCCGAGGCAATTGGAAGTCTGCACCATTTTAACTTGGTGAGGTTGATTGGATTTTGCGCAGAGAAATCCTCTAGGCTTTTGGTTTTTGAGTATTTGAGCAATGGATCGTTGGACAATTGGATTTTTATGAATGTACAAGGATCTTTCCTTGATTGGCAGACCAGGAAGAAGATTATACTCGACATAGCAAAAGGCCTGGCTTATCTTCACGAAGACTGTCGACATACCATAATACATCTTGATGTAAAACCACAGAACATTCTTTTGGATTCAAGTTTCCACGCCAAAATCGCTGATTTTGGGTTATCCAAGCTAATCAATAGAGATATGAGCCAGGTTCAAATCTCAATGAGAGGAACACCGGGATATCTTGCTCCAGAATGGCGTCAACCATTAGGTCGTATTACGGTTAAAGTTGACATATATAGCTTCGGAATTGTCCTCCTTGAAATAGTTTGTGCACGCAGAAATGTAGACCAATCACAACCAGAATCTGCCTTTCATTTGCTTACAATGCTGCAGAAGAAAGCTGATCATCAAGATGGAGTAATAGACATTGTGGAAAATTTGGATGAATACACGCGGAGTGATAGAGAGGAAATAACGAGGATGATAAAGGTTGCTGCTTGGTGTTTGCAAGATGACCCAGAAAGAAGACCTCTCATGTCAACAGTTTTAAAAGTGCTGGAAGGTGTTATGGAGGTAGATTCAAAGATCAATTATCGGTTTTCGCATGCAATGATATCTTCTCCAGCTGGTAACAACCATATTTCTTCAGCACCTCCTCCAGCATCTGTTCTTTCCAATCCTAGATGA